In the genome of Pelmatolapia mariae isolate MD_Pm_ZW linkage group LG4, Pm_UMD_F_2, whole genome shotgun sequence, the window AGAGAGAGGAGCCATGAGGCAGAGCAGAGTTTGGTTTACTGCTAATGCTTCCCTTCTGGGTGTGTAAACCACAGCTGCACGGTTGTGTAGCAGTAGGGAGGTTTACATGATGACGCATGGAGCGCGGCTTTTGGTGATCTTCTGCACAGGTTTGCCATCATAAGCATTCTGAATCGCGTTCATGACCTGTGCCAAGAAATACACAGCATTAATAACACTGTGTTGTGTTCCTTCTGTTAGTCTTTTCTTCCTGCTGTCTTACCATTTACACTTTATTCCTGCACAGCTGGTGTGGAGCACTCAAAATTTCCTTGTgcacaataaagggctattctttTCTAATAGACATATGATAGGAAAATTGTATGCACAGTACTTACGTCATCCTCATAAGGGAATCCACCATTCTCAAGCTTGGAGAAGACCAGCTGCCCATTGATTTCAATCTCAAAGCTACCTATAATACCAGGAGCAGCAGAAATAAAAGAGGACGTTAGAATAGCGCTTTGATGATCTAAGCTCACAATAAAGGGAGGGG includes:
- the LOC134625572 gene encoding migration and invasion enhancer 1-like, with the translated sequence MGVKVRVEYCGGUGYEPRYRELARVVKGEFSDADVTGFVGRTGSFEIEINGQLVFSKLENGGFPYEDDVMNAIQNAYDGKPVQKITKSRAPCVIM